One window of Phoenix dactylifera cultivar Barhee BC4 chromosome 5, palm_55x_up_171113_PBpolish2nd_filt_p, whole genome shotgun sequence genomic DNA carries:
- the LOC120110828 gene encoding L10-interacting MYB domain-containing protein-like — protein MSKKSQHTLAGPSTQDEKKRKAIWNEKLIEEFIDICIGEVEAGNRPGTHFNRLGWANIIKKFNEKTGNQYDYKKFKNKWDNLKANWSIWMKLVGKETGLGWDPVRNTIDAPDAWWEKKLQEIPDAAKFRERGLQHAIKLDRLFRGTSATGEGAWAPALLVQEDVEDTIEVYERLDGVNNDTFEGLGDSDEDHHMIEYKIDDVPTDNFNVNLTLASDAIQERGKKRVSSTLHDKKCKKVGGAAQLSQQLSRLIDAVEKKSTVPSKMIDKPGRSIDEVMDVVHMMPEMVAQPELLLIAAEVLLKREHREMFMALRDTNLRIEWLKRMSNLHK, from the exons ATGTCTAAGAAGAGCCAACATACCCTTGCTGGTCCATCAACCCAagatgagaagaagaggaaggccaTTTGGAATGAAAAATTGATAGAGGAGTTTATCGATATATGTATTGGTGAAGTTGAAGCTGGTAATCGCCCAGGAACACATTTCAATAGGTTAGGGTGGGCcaatataattaagaaattcaaTGAGAAGACTGGAAATCAATATGactacaaaaaatttaaaaataagtgGGATAACCTGAAAGCAAATTGGAGCATTTGGATGAAATTGGTGGGAAAGGAAACAGGACTTGGATGGGATCCTGTTAGAAATACAATAGATGCACCAGATGCATGgtgggaaaaaaaattgcag GAGATTCCTGATGCAGCTAAGTTTCGAGAACGTGGTCTACAACATGCCATAAAATTGGATAGGTTATTTAGAGGTACTAGTGCCACTGGGGAGGGGGCCTGGGCACCAGCTTTACTGGTGCAGGAGGATGTTGAGGACACAATTGAAGTATATGAGAGGTTGGATGGGGTTAATAATGATACATTTGAGGGCTTAGGTGACTCAGATGAGGACCATCATATGATTGAGTATAAAATTGATGATGTTCCCACTGATAATTTTAATGTTAACCTTACTCTTGCATCTGATGCTATccaagagagaggaaagaaaagagttAGCTCTACTTTGCATGATAAGAAATGCAAGAAGGTTGGGGGTGCTGCACAACTATCTCAGCAATTGAGTCGTCTTATTGATGCAGTGGAGAAGAAAAGTACAGTGCCATCCAAGATGATTGATAAACCTGGACGTAGTATCGATGAGGTGATGGACGTAGTGCATATGATGCCTGAGATGGTAGCACAACCTGAACTGCTTTTGATTGCTGCTGAGGTGCTCCTTAAAAGAGAACATCGAGAGATGTTTATGGCACTCCGAGATACCAATCTTCGAATTGAATGGCTCAAGCGAATGTCAAACTTACATAAGTAG
- the LOC120110926 gene encoding protein ALP1-like, which translates to MGSIDNSSEENYSSEDEIVDDDNHNILLTATVGMVTEYYTKYIEKEPCRTSYQTGYKFVSEILHGNPYRCQQQFRMEKHVFINLCMELKIKYSLKASRYIPVEELVSMFLMILGHGFGNRMVQERFQHSGETVSRYFTHVLNAVLRMSKDIISPLDKEFKNIPSKIRDDHRWWPYFKDCIGAIDGTHIPVKISPSKQVPYIGRKGIPTQNVMACCDFDMRFTFVCAGWEGTAHDTRIFLDAIHRKELQFPHPPRGKYYLVDAGYPHMLGYMGPYKGERYHLPDFRRGSQPKGMHEIFNHAHSSLRCTIERTFGCWKSRWRMLSTMPNFSYHKQVQIVVASMAIHNFIRNHAIKDLEFQPYDDNEDLLPSDCLEINEPQEELSAEQSQILGNREMDILRDHIASQLIAR; encoded by the exons ATGGGCAGCATTGACAATAGTTCTGAGGAGAATTATTCCAGTGAAGATGAGATAGTTGATGATGATAATCATAATATTCTACTAACTGCAACTGTTGGTATGGTTACTGAATATTACACAAAATATATTGAAAAGGAGCCTTGTAGGACCTCTTATCAAACCGGATACAAGTTTGTATCAGAAATTTTACATGGCAATCCATATAGATGCCAACAACAATTTCGAATGGAAAAACATGTATTTATTAATCTGTGCATGGAATTGAAAATCAAATATAGTTTAAAGGCTTCTAGATATATTCCTGTTGAGGAGCTGGTgtctatgtttttgatgattctaggacATGGGTTTGGGAATAGGATGGTTCAAGAAAGATTTCAACATTCCGGAGAAACAGTTAGTAGATATTTCACCCATGTTTTAAATGCTGTTTTAAGGATGTCCAAGGATATTATTAGCCCGCTGgataaagagttcaaaaatattCCAAGTAAAATCCGCGATGATCATCGTTGGTGGCCTTATTTTAAGGACTGCATTGGAGCAATTGATGGCACCCATATACCAGTGAAAATTTCTCCATCCAAACAAGTACCATATATTGGCCGAAAAGGGATTCCTACACAAAATGTTATGGCTTGTTGTGATTTTGATATGCGTTTCACTTTTGTTTGTGCTGGATGGGAAGGTACTGCTCATGATACTCGTATTTTTTTAGATGCTATACACAGAAAAGAGCTCCAATTTCCACACCCACCTAGAG gtAAATATTATTTGGTGGATGCAGGATATCCTCACATGTTGGGATATATGGGGCCTTACAAAGGGGAGAGGTATCATTTACCAGATTTTCGACGTGGAAGTCAACCAAAGGGTATGCATGAAATCTTTAATCATGCACATTCCTCCCTGAGATGCACTATTGAGAGGACATTCGGATGCTGGAAAAGTAGATGGAGAATGTTGAGTACCATGCCCAACTTTTCTTATCATAAACAAGTCCAAATTGTGGTGGCTTCCATGGCTATTCATAATTTTATTAGAAATCATGCAATCAAAGATTTGGAGTTTCAGCCTTATGATGATAATGAGGATCTACTCCCTTCTGATTGTTTAGAGATTAATGAACCACAGGAAGAACTGAGTGCAGAGCAAAGCCAAATATTGGGTAACCGTGAGATGGATATTCTGCGTGATCATATTGCTTCTCAACTTATAGCTCGTTGA
- the LOC103711121 gene encoding uncharacterized protein LOC103711121 produces MTPLPLLSLNTTMASFTKRPLSTVISVADAASWYCALALVALVLLSSLRESPVDDTIEPARGGKLVGRRPCDEIYVVGEGETLHTISDKCGDPFIVEQNPHIHDPDDVFPGLVIKITPSKPR; encoded by the coding sequence ATGACTCCTCTTCCACTCCTCTCATTAAACACCACCATGGCCTCGTTCACAAAGCGACCTCTTTCCACTGTCATCTCCGTCGCCGACGCCGCCTCGTGGTACTGCGCGCTGGCCCTCGTGGCCCTCGTCTTGCTCAGCTCCCTCCGAGAAAGCCCGGTGGACGACACGATCGAACCGGCGCGCGGCGGAAAGCTCGTCGGCCGCCGGCCATGCGACGAGATATATGTCGTGGGAGAGGGGGAGACCCTCCACACCATCAGCGACAAGTGCGGCGACCCCTTCATCGTCGAGCAGAACCCGCACATCCACGACCCCGACGACGTTTTCCCCGGCCTCGTCATCAAGATCACCCCCTCCAAGCCTAGGTAG